In Monodelphis domestica isolate mMonDom1 chromosome 4, mMonDom1.pri, whole genome shotgun sequence, one DNA window encodes the following:
- the LOC100012382 gene encoding cell surface glycoprotein CD200 receptor 2-like, whose translation MKTSSLGKMTSALGLWIIIALLLFGYMTESSAQGCNSSTLAKEQGHLCFMNSETTTTDSSVSVQVDTKTNLSCFTFSMKNLIMVTWEIVSRDKAPCIMAKRLDNHDIKKTNCFNDRVHWEFRPDSHLTLQIDPVTTEDDGYYKCAIVTSEGNFQCGYNLSVLVPPRVSLLVDGDGTATCKASAGKPAAQISWVPEGYCFSMNETHDDKTVTVESMCHWNGLNESEVTCSISHVTGNECLSIELLPHRVKSSTLLSLYICLFVLLGLIIILGFIFIWRTICHRRKWKFMQTT comes from the exons atgaaaaCAAGCTCTCTTGGGAAGATGACTTCTGCTTTGGGGCTGTGGATCATCATAGCTCTTCTACTATTTG GATACATGACCGAATCTTCAGCTCAAGGATGTAACAGTTCAACCCTGGCCAAAGAGCAGGGGCATCTGTGTTTCATGAACTCTGAGACTACCACAACAG ACTCTTCAGTGTCTGTACAGGTAGATACCAAGACTAACCTCTCCTGCTTTACTTTCTCAATGAAGAATCTTATAATGGTCACGTGGGAAATAGTTTCCAGAGACAAAGCTCCCTGCATCATGGCAAAAAGACTGGATAATCATGATATCAAGAAAACGAATTGCTTTAATGATAGAGTACACTGGGAGTTTAGACCTGACAGTCATCTAACTCTCCAGATAGACCCAGTGACCACTGAAGATGATGGGTATTACAAATGTGCCATTGTAACATCTGAAGGGAATTTCCAATGTGGCTATAATCTCAGTGTATTAG TGCCTCCTAGAGTATCCTTGTTGGTGGATGGGGATGGGACTGCCACATGCAAAGCTTCTGCAGGGAAGCCAGCTGCCCAGATCTCCTGGGTCCCAGAAGGATATTGCTTCAGTATGAATGAAACTCATGACGACAAGACAGTGACAGTGGAAAGTATGTGTCACTGGAATGGCCTCAATGAATCGGAGGTGACCTGCTCCATTTCCCATGTGACTGGGAACGAGTGTCTGTCCATAGAACTCCTACCCCATC GTGTCAAGTCTTCCACACTATTATCACTCTATATCTGCTTATTTGTTCTCTTGGGCCTAATAATCATCCTGGGATTCATCTTCATTTGGAGGACTATTTGCCACAG AAGGAAGTGGAAGTTTATGCAAACTACATGA